The genomic segment ataagaagacacagtggcagaataaattcaaccacacatttgttttcattccaaaaccggagagcaacatctctCCGGTGAAGTCTACAAAACATAGTGTGTAACAAAAAGTTACATTACCTACAGCATGTTCAAGCAAgataatgtttccgacattttcggactactaaacaactattgatttagaaccacggagagttaccgcaagtcacaaagaaaacaagagctgcctccactattccagcaccatttcacctTCACCATTTCAACATAatctaatcacctatgcttagtctaatacagtgatcAAAAAATACCAAAGCTAAATATGatatggctgtccatggtactgatttccgtgtgtgcatgcatgcaagtGGAAAAACATGTCtccccctacttgtagagaaacaccaatgccatcttctttcatgttgcctaaacggtctatgactctgtcatacactaAACACTTTTAGTTTCTGTTGTCCTAGGCTAGCTGGCTAAAATTCTTGCTCACTAGTCTAACTTACTTTCATGGAAAACGATGCGCCATGCCAgctagcagtggtggaaaaagtaccgatttgtcatacttgagtaaaagtaaagataccgtaatagaaaatgactcaactaAAAGTGATAGTCACCCAGTAGAATTCTACTTGAGTAACAGTTttctgttttaaatatactttagtatcaaaagtaaaagtatgactaatttcaaattccttacattaTGCAAACCGGAAGGCacaattttttaaatttacggatagccaggggcacactacaacacctcagacattaatttacaaacaaagcatttgtgtttagtgagtccgccagatcagaggcagtagggatgaccagggatgttctctttaagtgtgtgaatttgactatttttcctgtcaaaatgtaacgagtacctttgggtgtcagggaaaatgtgtggagtaaaaagtacattcttttctttaaaagttggcaaaaatatatacataataAAGGACAGACACCCCCAAAAActaaagtagtactttcaagtattttttattcaagtactttacaccattaTCAGCTAGGTAACATTagcatactacatctagctacatgttgaacttccatcctctcaggccaggggtgCAATGTATGGTTGGACCAGAATcactgttataatcattggccagtacggagaattaagtaaagcCACAAGTCAAAAtctctctccatccatggctaatttaggaaagggacgatTTTAGCTAACTAGCCACCGGTGGACAataacacaacgagatgcaacaattccaGATTTTTTCTGTCAGTTATGTTTAgcatgtgatgtgattggtctgaaggcaaatccaaactggcttcccttcccttttggtgcaccaggaccattcacagctgagttcactcagtttagctcaacgctgattggcaaaaaacatttttatcaagggaggccaaatgctctaTCTTCCCTTCCATTCCATGCTACGGGCAGCAACAATGTTATACTGTTTTGGATCAGACGGCATCAGATATGCTACacgtactgagacagaggggcactgtttcGTTCTCTCGGATGCTTTTATCTGGTGAGAtacacattcagcctcttgtgaacTGAGGGACGTTTTTGAAAAGACAAagattattttatgttttttttcttggtacattttctttgggggggggaagCCTAGGtttccttggcatccatgaatacactgCCTTTTACtgtgaatgagtaacagatgttTTAGTGACTGTATTCCATATATTTTTTCTTTGATCAGACACTTTCTTATCTGGATAGTATATTAAACACATTTCTGCACCAAAACAATTTACAAATAGCATTTAGTCTTACATATGAAAAGGAAAGACATAAACAAGTGCTAAAATATTAATAAAACAaactttatttaaataataatcTTAGGAATACAATCTTGGGAATACAAGGTgcaaactacactatatatacaaaagtatgtggacatcctttcaaattagtgaattcggctatatcagccacacccgtgtataaaatcgagcacacagccatgcaatctctaaaGACAATCAttaacagtagaatggccttcctgaagagctcagtgactttaaacatggcactgtcataggaggACATcttcccaacaagtcagttcgtcaaatttcttccctgctagagctaccccagtcaactgtaagtcctgttattgtgaagtggaaaatgtctaggagcaacaatggctcagccacgatGTGGTAGGCcagacaagctcacagaatgggacctcaGAGTGTGAAgcacgtagcacgtaaaaatcgtctgccCTAGATTGCAACACTGACTACcgggttccaaactgcctctggaagcaacatcagtaacaataactgttagtcgggcacttcatgaaatgggttttccatggccgagcagcaacacacaagcctaagatcacaatgccaagcgtcggctggagttgtataaagctcgccgccattggactctggtgcagtggaaacgtgtttgctggagtgatgaatcacgcttcaccatcggCAGTCCGATggaagaatctgggtttggcggatgccaggagaacgctacctaccccaatgcatagtgctaactgtaaagtttggtgtaggaggaataatggtctggggatgtttttcatggttcgggctaggccccttagttccagtgaagggaaatcttaatgttagagtatacaatgacattctagatgattcggtgcttccaactttgtggcaacagtttggggaaggccctttcctgtttcagcatgacaatgcactcgtgcacaaagcgaggtccatacagaattgctttgtcgagatcagtgtggaaagacttgactggcctgcacagcccTGACCTTAACTCCATCGAACACTTTTGGCATGAATtgaaacgctgactgcgagccagggctagtctcccaacatcagtgcccaacctcactaatgctcttgtggctgaatggaagcacgtccccgtagcaatgttacaacatctagtggaaagccttcccagaagagttgaggctgttatagcagcaaagggggcaccaactccatattaatggccatgattttggaatgagatgttcgacaagcagttgtccacatacactacatgaccagaagtatAGATAGTCTGATTAATATATAACAATAAGACCATTTCAAGTTACCTTCCAGTTGAAGAGTTTGGCTGAGAGGCTTCTGGTGGCTCCTCAACTTCCTCCCAGTAGCtcagcatcaaggacatcttcctctaagAAGACCTCCCAGTAGCATCAATGGCATCTTACTCTAAGAAGGCCTTCATAGTCCTCCTCATCCTGCAGGCCTTCCGCAGCAATGACCCAGAGCTCATCTGCTGTCAGTGTCCACCTCCTCACGGACAGGGAATGCATTATCCTCTGGTACTGGTCTCCTCTGTCCATTTTAAAACTCAATGTAAATCAGTGACAACCCTTCCAAAGAATAGCCTAAGATTGACAAAGTTTTATTCAGAATACACTTCAGTATATGAAAGGTAATCATCAGTGAAAGTGAATAATGTATCCACAAGTTATCCATTGCAAGGTGACAAAGTGACAATATCCAAAGGTTTTCACTATAATATTTGAGAAAACATGTCATATAATTGCATATCTGATAGTCCATAACTGAAATAATATGATCACGTATGCCTGTAAGTAGCAAAGTCACAAGCCAGCTTTACCAGGAACATTTAGTTACCAAACTGACCACCACAAAGTCAAAGTCAATAAGCTGTTATAAGGTTTAGGCTCTAACATTACATCATTCTATCTTGCAATCAACAGCCAGAATGCttaatattttatattatatcaCAGATAAACAGACACCTAATGATATCTAGCCAGTTAGTCATCTAGCTAGGGGATATGACCAGTTAGTCAAATATAGCCATCCAATTTACCtccacagcacccctctgtcttttGTCTGGCTAGCTAGGGACAAAATATAATCACTAGCTAGTTTTTAACTCTAATACTTAATGACAAATGCATTTCATTTTGTTATCAAAGAAAACTTTAACAACAAAAAGACAAGGCAAGCTAAATCAAGTAGGCTACTTGCTCCGTGTTGGGTGACTGACTTGACCAACAGGCTAGCTCACCATCatagttagctaggtggctagcttgcaatctagctagctaacatgagatttaaaaaaaatctctgaTTCACTTTAATTATTTTTCATGTACTTAAATGTTGATGTCATTGatctagggctgaccccatttagtttggtcgataggctgttggtcaacTGAGATTTATTTTCATCCAAAATATCATGGTGTACAAGACACTGTCTGATTggctcctgtctgagtggactgatccattgtgaaggctgtggggatggcacagtccatcactctaatacatgtgctactgaaattgtatatggttatattacataagcaatggtgcaacactaataaaaaattatattttataacaaatgtgcCTTCTCCCTTGTTCGATAGTGGCCGATGTCCACGGTTCTGAAACACATCAGTGCGCTGTTGAGTTGGCGCCTTTTCCTAGAGACCATGTTGCtttgtgcataatagcaaagttaaccagcatattggtgttgagaacaatgcggcaGAGATGGCAGCAGAATGAAGAGATgagaaaacagcccttgccttacTGTCTAAGAaaatgggagaaagagaggaaacccCAACTTAACTAGAcctataatcaatagcctaactgttaagtgtgcctggctttataaatcatcaatatacactaccggtcaaaagtttggggtcacttagaaatgtccttgtttttgaaagaaaagctatttttttgtccgttaaaataacatcaaattgatcagaaacagtgtagaccttgttaatgttgtaaatgactattctagctggaaacggctgatttttttatggaatatctacataggcgtattaGGCCCATtacaggcccattatcagcaaccatcacccctgtgttccaatggcacgttgtgtaagcaaatctaagtttatcattttaaaaggctaattgatcattataaaacccttttgcaattatgttagcacagctgaaaactgttgtctgattaaagaagcaataaaactggccttctttagactagttgagtatctggagcatcagcatttgtgggttcgattacagactcaaaatggccagaaacaaaaaactgaagatctcgtacaacgctgtgtactactcccttcacagaacaccacaaactgtctctaaccagaatagaaagaggagtgggaggccccggtgaccaactgagcaagaggacaagtacattagagtgtctagtttgagaaacaagcgcctcacaagtcctcaactggcagcttcattaaatagtacccgcaaaacaccagtctcaacgtcaacagtgaagaggcgactccgggatgctggccagtgtctatgttattttgcccatcttaatcgtttctttttatttgccagtctgagatatggttttttctttgcaactctgcctggaaggccagcatcccggagtcacctcttcactgttgacgttgagactggtgtagaATATACACATTTGCAGTTCCAATGCTTCTAGAATATCACCGGTTTGCAAAAACTCACAAAACAGATCCCAAATATTATGACACTCTGGGGCTTTCTTTTTCACTATATAAGTACATTTTTCAAGAGCCAGACTTGACGTTAATTATTTTAACCAATGACCAAGTGAGGGAACTGACATACTTCCAGTGGAGAGCTATTAAACATCTAGCTTGTAATAGACAGAGGTCAACCATTTTTCTTTTTTCTCCAATGTAAAGAGATTCTCTGGGTAAAGATTTAGGAGGCATAGTTTAGGGATTTGTGGTATTGGGGTAGAAGTCATCTCAGAGATATAGCGCAGTACTGAGCTCCAAAACATTTATCTCAGCACATTCCCACAGGCAATGATACAAGGTGCCTAAATGCATGTTACATTTAACACACAGGTCTGGGctattagggtcaaatttgtggAGCTTAACAAGGGTGATATAGGTTCTCATTATCCAATTGTATTGCAACAATCTCAGGAGGGTGTTTATTGTCTGTATCTGTGCTCTACAGCATATCATACCCCAGTCCTGAAATATCTTCCTGCATATCTTGTATCCACTGAAGTCTCTTACTATCAGAGTTGTCTTTATGAGTAGCTACCATTTTCCCATATAATGATGTCATGTGACCTCTCCTGTAACACACATTAACAGGGAGCGTTTCCAAAGTGGTCAATGGAGGTTGTAGGGCTGATTGTTTTAAACTGGAAAAGCTTCTCAATTGTAAGTATTTGAAAAAATGCTTTGTGGTAAGTTAAATCTTCCCTTTAGTTCCTCAAACGACATGAGACCCTTTTTTATATTGTATAAGTCCATCACATTAGCAATACTTGTCGTTGTCCATTCTTTAAACCAGTTAATTACTTTAACAATAccagtccattactttaacaaTACCCTTTCTTGTGAAATTGTCATTGCTCAAAATTGGTGTAAACCTGGATAATACAGGGGATTCACACAGATATTGCTGTActttgtggtatatagtttgTGTTTTTAACAACGGGATTAGTAGTATTCTTCTTTAGTTTATGTGGGAGCAAAACTCATGACTCTGATTCCATTTCCATTATTAGCAGCATTTAGGTTGTCCACTTTGAAGAGCTGAGACAGAATGGCTATATAAGGAATGGAACATATAGGACCAGGCCCTGCTACCATTATAACCTATAAAGCTGTCAATGTGGGCGTTAACAAGCAAGAACTGATATGGAGAGATAATGGTGAAGAACAAGGAAAGCTattttcatatagagggaggggactcTATACGTTATGCAAAGACAGAATCCTATAAAGATAGGACTCTGTAATATGAGAATTTAGTATTTTTCATGGAGGGGCTCGGCtttgctactctgtattaaagtctaaaTTGAATTCACAAAGTTCTTGCAAGAGTATTAtgttcttaagacaattttcaACGACATTTTGTGAAAGAATCAGAGTACAAATCCATCCAAAGTTAAGCCTTTAGTGGATAGCATTTCAGTCTGCAACCAGGGTAAGTATGGTTTCTTGGAGAACCAAAACATTGCAGCCCTAAATTGTGCAGCCAAGTAATACATACCACTGTAAGTTTGGATGTTGCAACCCCCCTCTGTCACAGGCCAAATAAAGAAGATAAAGTCTAAGCCTTGGTTTGCTGTTGCTCCAGGTATCTTTCAGATCtttggaaaaaataaataaagttggTGGAGCCAGAGGAATTGATTGAAATAGATAAAGAAATTTGGGCAGAATATTAATCTTAATGACATTTATTCTACCAGTAACGGATACAAGCAGTAATGTTCATCTGTTGATGGATTATGTTACTCGTTACCATTGGTTCATAATTTGTTGAGCTCAAGGAGCTAATTTCTGGTGTGATTTTAATACCAAGATATGTGAAACCTTGTTTTGTATTCACAAATAGATGCTGTACAACTGGATTCAGTCTCTCTTGCTTGTTGAGGAAAAGGATGGAAGATTTGGTTTTATTAACTTTAAAACCAAAAAACGGACAAGTTATTAATTAAATTGAAGCAAGAGTTCTTTAGATCTGTTAGGAATAAGAGGGTATCATCGGCATACAGGGTCACTCGATGTTCAAAATCTGATGTTTTAATTCCATTAATGCAATGGCAAAGGTTTCTATAGCTAAAAGAACGAGTCCTGGACTGGCCAGACATCCTTGTCTCATGCCCCGAAAAGCTTAAAAGGTTGTGAAATCAAGTTGTTAGTTGCAACTTATGCAGTGGGGTTGGTATATCAAATCTTAATCCATTTACAGAAGTAGTTCCCAAACCCAAATCTCTTAAGCACTTGAAATAAGACCAATCAACTCTATGGAATGCCTTCTCTTCATCAAGTGAGAGTATGGCAGTATCAGGGGACCCTTCACATGTGCACTATGTTTAGTATTCTCCTCACATTGTGAAAACCTTGATGGTTTTTCACATAGCCATTTTGGTCTTTGTGTATTAGATATGGGAGAACTCCATCCAATCTCCTTGCTTAGGCTTTAGCAGAAATTCTTGACTCGGAGTTCAGAAGAGAAATCGGTCTAACTTTCACATTTTGTTGGGGATTTATCACGCTTCACAATGAGAGTAAAACACTCCTTAGAGAGGAGGGGAAGCAACCTTGCTGAAAGGATTCCGCATACAGTGGATTTGGGAAATTATTCAGACACCtttactttatccacattttattacaatacagccttattctaaaattgattaaatggttTAAATATCCTATTATCGAAAGAACATGGGAAATGCTAGGTAACAGATCTGTTAAGGTATTGTCACGTTTGGTAAAGGTTTGATGTGTTATGTTGTGTCAAACTGAGTGAAGAACGTGATAAACTACTTTATGTCATATAGGTAACGTTAGATACTTTGGGTTTGTCTGAATGGATGTACATAATTTCTTCAAGAATCTATTTATTTGAGATTTCTGAGTTTGTTTAGCTATGTTATTGGTTTTGTGTAAAATTCACGAGCTGGTAAAATGGCGGCGCCCACTCTGTCTGCGTCAACAGACTTCAGTGCTGGTGCAGAGACAATTTCACGGTCGCACTACAATTTTGAAGCTGAATGTAATGATTATCAGTTTTCTACATGTGTACTAATATTCAGACGCATGCAGTTGTTTCTATGTTTATCTGTAAATGTTAGTATGGTGTGAACGCGAAATACTATTGGTTTTTGAAATAATACAGTGAAGACAAGATTATTCAGGAAAATAGTACATAGTGCTACTTAAAACATACTGCAACCTTGTACTAAATAGTTTTGAGTAATTTATGTGAATTTGGGAAAATCTACTAGAGGTTAAGTGCACTTAAGTTGTGTAGACAAAGTAAAAGGATGTGCTTTGTCCAATTTTAATGAATTAATGTACTGTTGTCAATTCTTATCTACCTGATCTGTTGAGATGAGATCAGTGCTTGTCTTGGACAGGAGCTCGTCGTAGCTGAGTACCGGCATCTGAAAtgtctactgcttgagctcatgTTCCTCTTATAAAATATTATCTCAACAGTATTTTGGAACTCCTGCACCTAAAAATGAGTgccggcacctatttcagtccaagtccaaCACTGAATTAGATAATCATACATTTTTAGAGAATAAAGTGCCAGAACTGTCAAGACAATAACATTTTGTGTCTGTTTGTCAATGTTGCTAAAGGACGACTTGAATTAAGTCTGAGGccggtaacatcaacagtgaggacaaacccagcctgcctctctccttccacactgagtccaaacctacagtcactcggtcctgattgtgacagtggagcccagtttgcaccacaggatccagagatggcatcagtgaagctggaagactgcagtcaaacactggagctgaatgtcaacattaaagatgagGAGATGAACTGTTTCAATGAGAAGGTAGATGTTATTTCATGCTACTGACACTTGCATGGTTTGACACCAGTATTGTCagcatttgttttattcactgggatatctggagtgatcagagagtaGACTAAAGAAGTGAAGTAGACAAACTGCCAGTGTTTTAAAGTTCTATGAAattagtctgtgtagttactaacccttgtgatagtgagtggaggatgacaCACCCCTTTTTAGCTTTAATCTTTTACCCACTTTTAGAAtagttttattttcttttgtatTGTACATGAATACACATGTCACCCAGAAGAGGACTTACCACCCATTTGGGCCTGGTTCCTCTACGTTTCTTCCAAGGTTCctgctttctagggagtttttcctggccactgtgcttctgcattGCTTACTCTTTgtggattttaggctgggtttctgtaaagcactttctgacaactgctgatgtaaaaagggcttcatataAATTTGATTGACATGTATATCGCACCCACTGACTGGTTCTTTtgatgttgttcacacaggagaccatgttgagacattctctacatccagagagcaacagcaggaagatcacagagctacgaggtctcaccactgcccacattgtgTGGAGATTTTCCCATTtctatcaaagctaaaaatacacctAAAAATACACACAAGAGATAATCTGTATTATTgtactgactgtgggaagagattcacaacATCAGGGGctctgacagttcatcagagagtgcaCTCAGGAGataagccttactcctgctctgactgtggaaagagtttctctcaacTTGGCCccttaaaaacacatgaacgtatacatgcaggagtgaagccttactcctgctctgactgtgtaaaatgcttcaTTACATCAAATGAGCTAAaggttcatcagagaacacacacgggagagaagccgtactcctgctctgactgtggaaagagtttatCTCTACTGAGCAATTTAAAAAGACACCAAGGTAAacataaaggagagaagccttaccactgatctgactgtagaatttttttttaacctgttggggctacaggttaacaatgaaccccgagccgggattgctaacaaggctggaaattcaaaacatcaaaaatctaataatttcaatttctcaaacaatcaactattttacacaatttaaatgataaacatctccttaatctaaccacattgttcgattttcaaagaggctttacggcaaaagcataaagttagattatgttaggacagtacatagccacaaaagtacaaacatccattttcaattcaaggtcaggcgtcaccaaaagcagaaaccagcttgaattatgcactaacttttgtcaatctccatcagatgacactcctaggacattatgttatacaatacatgcattttttgttccatcaagttcatattt from the Salmo salar chromosome ssa17, Ssal_v3.1, whole genome shotgun sequence genome contains:
- the LOC106575361 gene encoding uncharacterized protein isoform X2, with product MASVKLEDCSQTLELNVIIKDEEEEEKIRTTVNHGRLELSLRPVTSTVRTNPACLSPSTLSPNLQSLGPDCDSGAQFAPQDPEMASVKLEDCSQTLELNVNIKDEEMNCFNEKETMLRHSLHPESNSRKITELRGLTTAHIVWRFSHFYQS